A section of the Drosophila subobscura isolate 14011-0131.10 chromosome A, UCBerk_Dsub_1.0, whole genome shotgun sequence genome encodes:
- the LOC117903291 gene encoding ABC transporter A family member 2, which translates to MTARFGLLFKRYIQIEKNQWRRVLFEAIVMVIIMILIQGNPIAHTKQLLFPRADTDREHVVVAHKLNDLDILSNMVDKKRDKIKYYLAYAPKSEITEMLTKGVQESLGMLGILGYTSNEDMQKQFDERTTLAGIVFHDSPKTEAPKSLSISIRFPSEFRTIKPFLTEDRLWLTRCTGAVREKRDNAKDTDTKQDLYIREGFLQVQHHIFLQWYHQLAKKYPKKYTEPQVEVFNIRLKAATEPCAMMTLVRMPAFLYNFIFLLPFLNIIRNIAGQLEDGVMVHQWHYGFSFCTQYSCLFLVLMLRLMVTGLGALLVLIIFWVMEDGDYTVEAMAGAMLFIFIYYIELILTALVVAKLFANPINGVLFGLVMWLFSYAAFGIILDRYWDVHSYYVAFILVSFFNTQFSFCMQLFHHVIDYPRDLTYYDFAVLYASAACCIIIYLLVFFLVQWRCPGRLLSRRVLRNKPREDTQRSEGSMYVGRSPSWQNFEFVDAGSEEMVRLKHVSTSHHESEQKILKNVSLRVYKGEILAILGHIGSGKLTLLRLMAGLKFPLRGTVSVLGNGYTPKGTTRHLVDFRFDEHGLSRHLTVQQTIEYHVRLKLRREDEDRFKIEKRKWLTLLDQHIESRGTKIGQLSYASRRLVALCCCLAGNTQLVILEEPTLKLTGGEAQSFWAIINQEKETRAIVVATYSVGEAEHVADRVAILNLGVLEASGTSFFLRSKFIGMLDMVVTKKPHVPAEPITDFINQFLPRVQPDNEIGDTLTYRIPLSSRPRLQKLCLHLESDRNRLGIDYFRIVSTELADTYMKLVKSFRLQKQIIPDVTQTFKYQVVSEKQLRRQRIRAMFYKKMIHSAPNIWPIIMIFTSFILIAIIAKMSVLLDVPEVRSNVIQIGFTAAADVNNMPDIKGCGYVDIHSLTRTHHYKRQGHMMSSFTPNSFKCEKGRYRDDLKKVNELKSLGAVEQDGDQIWNGYITQDIFHSAPMTLNLLHNEILKLAYPDDKEHFALVTNHPLPTQLSMKINLIDNKIAHMNAPLALGCILPLAVSVFIIPIVEEQISQLRILQIIAGLGMPIYWGVNMFWDLFTYLIYSVIIVVIMAVMGIGGFGSYENFLILVLMCLYGFAALTHTYVLSFYVNTSRIRAFLSSLLLHGLTGIVLYIFYWDVANSNEIFFYGACLFPGFSMLDGISNIYTQCLEEMLCQDKCEKTPSCTLENMQEMVPNCEFHSYFAWSSPGIMPAIVYMLVSGLLGGLLIFWIELHRREKKYHSSRDLHDLRTATYPFDDADMADVKLKIAESDMTKCKQSVFLVDQVEAKVPMTGTRLNTVSFALNKYMSMGIYGRRNSGKSHLVRQLVGIDGFAFGEIYVRGLDLKLDTDKIRTYMGYCPQHAGLLMELTPREHIRLLCMIRGVPEPKISEKMRDMCLMLNMTGWMHRKCGNLTAEKLRKLNVALALVAHNKILVLDEPTCGLPGTTRDEIWNILRYIRHCGKTVIFATNDELECKKLGDFIILLHDSEMVSLGSLQYLRYKYSTGFYLEVRLIRDGKTVAETLEHLRKDMENLARFVNFLHDKSVLVSHTNHWLKYYVPVGDIVYSYLYGSLEKNKMRLNIQDYCIYQADVNSVVEQVHEMRAELKRRIGSNGQLHRFTNPSGKGKRKK; encoded by the exons atgaCAGCAAGATTTGGTCTGCTGTTCAAGCGCTACATTCAAATCGAGAAGAACCAATGGCGCCGAGTGCTGTTCGAGGCCATTGTCATGGTGATTATCATGATACTGATCCAGGGGAATCCCATAGCGCACACGAAGCAGCTGCTATTCCCACGGGCCGACACCGATCGCGAGCACGTGGTCGTCGCCCATAAGCTGAACGACCTCGATATTCTATC GAATATGGTCGATAAGAAGCGGGATAAAATCAAGTACTATTTGGCATACGCACCCAAATCGGAGATTACCGAAATGCTGACCAAGGGCGTGCAAGAGAGTCTGGGCATGCTGGGCATCCTGGGGTACACGAGCAATGAGGATATGCAGAAGCAGTTCGATGAGCGCACCACACTGGCCGGCATCGTGTTCCACGACTCGCCCAAAACCGAGGCACCCAAGAGCCTCTCCATTTCGATACGTTTCCCCAGCGAGTTTCGCACCATAAAGCCCTTCCTCACCGAGGATCGCCTCTGGCTGACACGCTGCACGGGCGCCGTGCGCGAGAAGCGCGACAACGCCAAGGACACGGATACGAAACAGGATCTCTACATACGCGAGGGCTTCCTCCAGGTGCAGCATCACATATTCCTGCAATGGTACCACCAACTGGCCAAGAAATATCCCAAGAAATACACCGAGCCCCAGGTGGAGGTCTTCAACATACGACTAAAGGCTGCAACTGAACCCTGTGCCATGATGACCCTCGTCCGGATGCCCGCGTTTCTATACAATTTCatctttcttttgccattcTTGAATATTATCAGG AACATCGCTGGTCAGCTGGAGGATGGCGTTATGGTACACCAGTGGCACTATGGCTTCTCTTTCTGCACGCAGTAttcctgtttgtttttggtgttaaTGCTGCGTTTGATGGTGACAGGACTTGGGGcacttttggttttgatt ATATTTTGGGTAATGGAAGATGGCGACTACACGGTCGAGGCCATGGCCGGAGCAATGTTATTCATATTTATCTACTACATTGAGCTGATACTCACCGCCTTGGTGGTGGCCAAGCTCTTTGCCAATCCCATCAACGGCGTGCTCTTCGGCCTGGTCATGTGGCTGTTCTCCTATGCGGCATTTGGCATCATCCTGGATCGCTACTGGGACGTGCACAGCTACTACGTGGCCTTCATACTGGTGTCGTTCTTCAACACGCAGTTCAGCTTCTGCATGCAGCTCTTCCATCACGTCATCGACTATCCCAGGGACCTCACTTACTACGACTTTGCAGTGCTTTATGCCTCGGCAGCGTGCTGCATCATCATCTACCTGCTGGTCTTCTTCTTGGTGCAGTGGCGCTGTCCCGGCCGTCTGCTGAGTCGCCGCGTGCTGCGGAACAAGCCGCGCGAGGACACACAAAGGAGCGAGGGCTCCATGTACGTGGGCCGATCGCCCAGCTGGCAAAATTTTGAGTTTGTCGACGCCGGCAGCGAGGAGATGGTGCGCCTGAAGCACGTGAGCACCTCGCATCACGAGTCCGAGCAGAAGATACTCAAGAATGTCTCGCTGCGCGTCTACAAGGGCGAGATTCTGGCCATACTCGGCCACATTGGCTCCGGCAAGCTCACCCTCCTGCGCCTTATGGCCGGCCTAAAGTTCCCGCTGCGCGGCACCGTCTCCGTGTTGGGCAACGGCTACACGCCGAAGGGCACGACACGCCACCTGGTGGATTTTCGCTTCGACGAGCACGGGCTGAGTCGCCACCTGACCGTGCAGCAGACCATCGAGTACCATGTGCGTCTGAAGCTGCGACGCGAGGACGAGGACCGCTTCAAGATCGAGAAGCGCAAGTGGCTGACGCTGCTCGACCAGCACATCGAGAGCCGCGGCACGAAGATCGGCCAGCTGAGCTATGCCAGCCGCCGTCTGGTggcgctctgctgctgcctggcggGCAACACGCAGCTCGTGATCCTCGAGGAGCCCACGCTGAAGCTGACGGGCGGCGAGGCGCAGAGCTTCTGGGCGATCATCAACCAGGAGAAGGAGACGCGCGCCATTGTGGTGGCCACGTACAGTGTGGGCGAGGCGGAGCATGTGGCCGACCGCGTGGCCATACTCAATCTGGGCGTGCTCGAGGCCAGCGGCACATCCTTCTTCCTGCGCTCCAAGTTCATTGGCATGCTGGATATGGTGGTCACGAAGAAGCCGCACGTGCCCGCCGAGCCCATTACGGACTTTATCAATCAGTTCCTGCCGCGCGTGCAGCCCGACAACGAAATTGGCGACACGCTCACCTACAGGATTCCCCTATCGAGTCGCCCGCGCCTGCAGAAGCTCTGCCTGCACCTGGAATCGGATCGCAATCGGCTGGGCATTGATTACTTTCGCATCGTGAGCACCGAGCTGGCCGACACCTACATGAAGCTGGTCAAGTCGTTTCGCttgcaaaagcaaatcatACCGGATGTCA CACAAACCTTCAAGTATCAGGTGGTGTCCGAGAAGCAGCTGCGGCGCCAGCGCATACGTGCCATGTTCTACAAGAAGATGATCCACTCGGCGCCCAATATCTGGCCCATAATCATGATCTTCACCAGCTTCATCCTGATAGCGATCATTGCCAAGATGTCGGTGCTGCTGGACGTGCCCGAGGTGCGCTCGAATGTCATCCAGATTGGCTTCACCGCCGCCGCTGATGTTAACAACATGCCGGACATCAAGGGCTGCGGCTACGTGGACATTCACTCGCTGACGAGGACGCATCACTACAAGCGGCAGGGACACATGATGAGCTCCTTTACACCGAACTCGTTCAAGTGCGAGAAGGGTCGCTATCGCGATGATCTCAAGAAAGTCAACGAACTGAAGAGCCTCGGCGCCGTCGAACAGGATGGCGATCAGATTTGGAATGGCTACATCACACAGGACATATTCCATTCGGCGCCAATGACGCTCAATCTGCTGCACAACGAGATTCTCAA ATTGGCGTATCCCGATGACAAGGAACATTTCGCTTTGGTCACCAATCATCCGCTGCCCACACAGCTGAGCATGAAGATCAATCTGATAGACAATAAGATTGCTCACATGAATGCGCCGCTGGCATTGGGCTGCATCCTGCCGCTGGCCGTCTCTGTCTTCATTATACCCATCGTCGAGGAGCAGATCTCACAGCTGAGGATCCTGCAGATCATTGCCGGCCTGGGCATGCCCATCTATTGGGGCGTGAACATGTTCTGGGACCTGTTCACGTACCTCATCTACTCGGTGATTATTGTCGTAATTATGGCCGTGATGGGCATCGGTGGCTTTGGCTCGTATGAGAACTTCCTCATACTGGTGCTGATGTGCCTCTATGGCTTTGCCGCCCTCACCCACACCTACGTGCTGTCGTTCTATGTGAATACCTCGCGCATACGAGCCTTCCTCTCCTCGCTCCTGCTGCACGGCCTCACGGGCATTGTGCTCTACATTTTCTACTGGGATGTGGCCAACAGCAATGAGATTTTCTTCTACGGCGCCTGCCTCTTCCCGGGCTTCTCGATGCTCGATGGCATCAGCAACATTTACACGCAGTGCCTGGAGGAGATGCTCTGCCAGGACAAGTGCGAGAAGACACCATCCTGCACACTGGAGAACATGCAGGAGATGGTGCCCAATTGTGAAT TTCATTCGTATTTCGCATGGAGTTCGCCGGGCATTATGCCAGCCATTGTCTATATGCTTGTGTCGGGCCTGTTGGGTGGCCTGCTCATCTTTTGGATTGAGCTGCATCGCAGGGAGAAGAAATATCATTCATCCAGAGA CTTGCACGATCTACGCACGGCCACATATCCCTTTGACGATGCCGACATGGCCGATGTGAAGCTGAAGATAGCCGAATCCGACATGACCAAGTGCAAGCAGTCTGTGTTCCTGGTCGATCAAGTGGAGGCCAAGGTGCCCATGACGGGCACGCGGCTGAACACCGTCTCCTTTGCCCTCAACAAGTACATGAGCATGGGCATCTATGGCCGCCGGAATTCGGGCAAGAGTCACTTGGTGCGCCAGCTGGTGGGCATCGATGGCTTCGCCTTCGGCGAGATCTATGTCCGCGGGCTGGACCTCAAGCTGGACACCGACAAGATACGCACCTACATGGGCTACTGTCCGCAGCATGCGGGCCTGCTCATGGAGCTCACACCGCGCGAGCACATCCGTCTGCTGTGCATGATACGCGGCGTGCCGGAGCCAAAGATCAGCGAGAAGATGCGCGACATGTGCCTCATGCTGAACATGACGGGCTGGATGCATCGCAAATGCGGCAATCTCACCGCCGAGAAGCTGCGCAAACTGAACGTGGCCCTCGCCCTGGTGGCCCACAACAAGATACTCGTCCTGGACGAGCCCACATGCGGCCTGCCCGGCACCACGCGCGACGAAATCTGGAACATATTACGCTACATACGGCACTGCGGCAAGACGGTGATATTTGCCACCAACGATGAGCTCGAGTGCAAGAAGCTCGGCGATTTCATCATACTCCTGCACGACTCCGAGATGGTCTCCCTGGGCAGCCTGCAGTATCTGCGCTACAAGTACAGCACGGGCTTCTATCTGGAGGTGCGCCTCATACGCGATGGCAAGACGGTCGCCGAAACGCTGGAGCA TTTGCGCAAAGATATGGAAAACTTGGCCAGATTTGTCAACTTTTTGCACGACAAATCGGTATTGGT TTCGCATACAAATCATTGGCTTAAGTATTATGTGCCCGTTGGCGATATTGTTTATTCGTATTTGTATGGCAGCTTGGAGAAGAACAAAATGCGATTGAATATCCAGGACTATTGCATTTACCAGGCGGATGTGAACAGTGTGGTTGAGCAGGTCCACGAGATGCGTGCGGAGCTGAAGCGTCGCATCGGCTCGAATGGGCAATTGCATCGTTTCACCAATCCATCGGGCAAGGGCAAACGCAAGAAATAA